One Meriones unguiculatus strain TT.TT164.6M chromosome 5, Bangor_MerUng_6.1, whole genome shotgun sequence DNA segment encodes these proteins:
- the LOC132653996 gene encoding vomeronasal type-1 receptor 94-like has product DIRNTFFSEIGIGISANSFLLLFYIFKFIRGHRPRPTEVHIVLLSLIHLLMLMFIAFIAMDIFISLRGWDDTICKLIVYLYRIFRGLSLFTTSLLSVLQAIILSPRSSCLAKFKHKSAHYISCALLFLSVLYMLISSHLLVSIFATPNLTSNSFMYFTRSCSVLPMSYLMKSTFCTLMAIREVFLISVMVISTWYMVALLCRHRKQAQHLHSTRLSPKACPEQRANRAFLLLMSFFVLMSILDSFISCSRTMFLNDPTSYYIRLFVVHSYATISPFVFMSTEKHVVNFFRS; this is encoded by the coding sequence gacataaggaacaccttcttctctgaaattggcattgggatctcagccaacagcttccttcttctcttctacatcttcaagttcattcgtgggcacaggcccaggcccactgagGTGCACATTGTTCTGCTGTCCCtaatccacctactgatgctaatgttcatagcattcatagccatggacatttttatttctttgaggggatgggatgacaccatatgtaaactcattgtctacTTGTACAGAATTTTTAGGGGCCTCTCCCTTTttaccaccagcctgctgagtgtcctccaggccatcatcctcagtcccagaagctcctgtctaGCCAAGTTCAAGCACAAATCTGCCCATTACATCTCATGtgcccttctttttctgagtgtcctctatatgctcattagcAGTCATCTCTTAGTATCAATTTTTGCCACTCCCAATTTGACTTCAAATAGCTTCATGTATTTTACTAGGTCCTGTTCTGTCCTACCCATGAGTTACCtcatgaaaagcacattttgtacACTGATGGCCATCAGGGAAGtctttcttattagtgttatggtcatctctacttggtacatggtggctctcttgtgcaggcacaggaagcaggcccagcatcttcacagcaccaggctttctccaaaagcatgcccagagcaaagagctaacagggccttccttctgctcatgagcttcttcgtgTTGATGTCCATCTTGGATAgctttatctcctgctcaagaaCTATGTTCCTGAATGATCCAACATCTTACTATATCCGACTCTTTGTGGTCCACAGCTATGCCACaatcagcccttttgtgtttatgagcactgaaaaacatgtcgttaactttttcaggtct
- the LOC132653997 gene encoding vomeronasal type-1 receptor 45-like has protein sequence IRNTSFFSEIGIGISANSFLFLFYIFKFIRGHRPRPTDVLIGLLAIIHLLMLMFIAFIAMDIFISLRGWDDIICKLIVYLYRIFRGLSLCTTSLLSVLQAIILSPRSSCLAKIKHKSHYYISCALLFLSVLYMLNSSHLLVSIIATPNLTRNNFMYVTRSCSILPMSNHMKSTFSKLLAIREAFLISVMVISTWYMVALLCRHRKQAWHLHSTRLSPKASPEQRANRTFLLLMSFFVLMSVLDGFISCSRSMFLNDPTSYYIQLFVGHFYATVSPFVFLSTEKHVVNLFR, from the coding sequence ataaggaacacctcttttttttctgaaattggcattggaatctcagccaacagcttcctttttctcttctacatcttcaagttcattcgtgggcaCAGGCCCAGACCCACTGATGTGCTCATTGGTCTGCTGGCCAtaatccacctactgatgctaatgttcatagcattcatagccatggacatttttatttctttgaggggatgggatgacatcatatgtaaactcattgtctacctgtacagaatttttagaggtctctcactttgtaccaccagcctgctgagtgtcctccaggccatcatcctcagtcccagaagctctTGTTTAGCCAAGATCAAGCACAAATCTCACTATTACATCTCATGTGcacttctttttctgagtgtcctctatatgctcaatagcagtcacctcttagtatcgattattgccactcctaatttgactaggaataacttcatgtatgttactaggtcctgttccatcctacccatgagtaaccacatgaaaagcacattttctaaactgctggccatcagggaagcctttcttattagtgttatggtcatctcaacttggtacatggtggctctcttgtgcaggcacaggaagcaggcctggcatcttcacagcaccaggctttccccaaaagcatccccagagcaaagagctaacaggaccttccttctgctcatgagcttcttcgtgttgatgtctgtcttggatggctttatctcctgctcaagaaGCATGTTCCTAAATGATCCAACATCTTACTATATCCAACTCTTTGTGGGCCACttctatgccacagtcagcccttttgtgttcttgagcactgaaaaacatgttgttaacttgttcagg